From the genome of Spinacia oleracea cultivar Varoflay chromosome 2, BTI_SOV_V1, whole genome shotgun sequence, one region includes:
- the LOC110787850 gene encoding putative 1-phosphatidylinositol-3-phosphate 5-kinase FAB1D, whose protein sequence is MCRFCSESHDQMEPNDNQEQLGLSGEDHVTSSTSHAMNPEQGSLPKDPSSTLESPLPGPTKSLTSCESFASISSEYSVDNNPFDDGHSREDGSGSEIVQEDPRFRLYNVKENHKPGQDVVMLEKLVVDSHVENNDDSTNSDESSDEVDELSPTFYERKEIWDPPEAEDKNDDIANSVGDDVEEYANPNSSEFGNPRLKEIELAREKVKNEKFKDLVSQLLRKLGVEICDEKEENWVDIVTDLAWQAATFVEPGVTEGKAMDPFGYVKIKCVAAGSRRESRLIEGLVFKKHAAHKNMITKYTNPRLLLIQGMLGPSSVSSGLASFSSLISEDKVNCDELIKNLKACQPNVILVEKSASRAVMEQIVQVGLAATLVLDMKLNRLERIARCINSPILSSDVTFNQELKHCTELYFEKFVEEHTIVGEGGKKPSKTLMFVVGSPTRLGCTILLKGSHAEELKKVKCVVQCAVVMAYHFLLETSFLLDQNSMFSTIASGKAADNSPAYEGDSSADGVQISSGDDWESSYVQKPTAEDVLVSNELQEEESCHVKEFTAEDAEITSLNGFHDKVPHNMQLEADGSYTLSVASRSFSHAMEKVSTLSPATYEHMSTFTDLIGREPEAQTAVSIPVSSTEEPSERCDIETKNEGKEDKSLDNDSEQKDNSSVADGEAKGPTDDGAESISAKDEINSVLDSESILVLKTSRNALKGTICEQSHFSHIKFYRNFDAPLGKFLRDNLFNQAFKCEACTQRPEAHIYYYAHHSKQLTIRVKQLGDKHLPRKTEEKLWMWSRCSKCEPDEEKATKRVLISDAARCLSFGKFLELSFSSHSSFNRLASCGHCFQKDFLYFFGLGSMVAMFQYSRVAIYSVSVPAQKMKFNSSIDRDWLRPEISKVYTTGLLLFKELENHLNNLESRFSGWNLVLNGYSKGFADIVDILKLERSEFEENFKDTNEDTHDSVYKLVSLNRLRWEILLEACVWDRRLQSLLSSSQSIVTDINEVAQRKTGLKEDGSPREVAEESKTAAETVKMVLEEHRSGSECEATRKLDDQAMQGEVEVDSEKEHNDGTVEATTKVVERQTELNNGCASEVGVQRAENSHLDVKIEGIEYISHGDDKTSDNCNDVEVEIEMVAEAENMSVKEPSSEGGLVEQNLKTFPIVSCISLSQESNGSTNLPSDLHPNDGSTQQDTVSPPDHFSEDRSIFIESEKENSSLSDDTEASETLNSPLLKLDSPWWNPFGQTRVECMEDLLEGRPSRFGHLPKFELLHSPDFLPTVSQVIIEEGSRIHMPLRDGDLINIVSDFDGEISSCVACALAAIEVSAPPASNSDESASLKRAISEPWPLSSFHDPDLIHSSPSMTFTESHLSSLDGLNRFDSLVSYRRVYNEVTLGIDKYPMKGKYSVIIIHPNEFRSLRDRCCPSESDYIASLSRCKIWDAKGGKSKSIFAKTLDDRLIVKEIKKTEFDSFMKFASAYFQHMKESVYSGNQTCLAKILGIYQVTIRNPKSGKETKHDLMVQENLSFGRNMIRQYDLKGALHARFTATADGAGEVLLDQNFVNDMNSSPLYVGQKAKRLLQRAVWNDTTFLNNIEVMDYSLLVGVDRKSRELVCGIIDYLRQYTWDKQLETWVKSSLVPKNVLPTIISPHEYKKRFRKFMDTHFLTVPDHWCSHRSSNPCKLCGVKVHDSSVIKSEKPEEELNGVQTHD, encoded by the exons ATGTGTCGGTTTTGTTCTGAGTCACATGATCAAATGGAACCGAACGATAATCAGGAACAGTTGGGGCTTTCCGGGGAAGACCATGTAACTTCCTCTACATCACATGCTATGAATCCCGAACAAGGAAGTTTACCGAAAGATCCTTCAAGTACTCTTGAATCACCCTTACCCGGTCCAACTAAATCACTGACGAGCTGTGAAAGTTTTGCTTCAATTAGCA GTGAGTATTCCGTGGATAACAACCCATTTGATGATGG GCATAGTAGAGAGGATGGCAGTGGGTCGGAGATTGTTCAAGAGGATCCCAGATTCAGGTTGTATAATGTAAAGGAAAATCATAAGCCAGGGCAAGATGTAGTTATGCTTGAAAAACTTGTCGTGGACAGTCATGTTGAAAATAATGATGATAGTACAAACAGTGATGAGTCTTCTGATGAAGTAGATGAACTATCTCCTACCTTTTACGAACGAAAAGAGATTTGGGATCCTCCAGAAGCTGAGGATAAAAACGATGATATCGCGAATAGCGTGGGTGATGACGTGGAAGAGTATGCTAATCCCAATAGCTCGGAGTTTGGAAATCCAAGATTGAAGGAGATTGAGTTGGCAAGGGAAAAAGTAAAGAATGAGAAGTTCAAAGACTTGGTAAGCCAGCTACTTAGAAAACTTGGTGTAGAAATCTGTGATGAAAAGGAAGAAAACTGGGTGGATATTGTTACAGATTTGGCGTGGCAAGCTGCTACATTTGTGGAGCCTGGTGTCACTGAGGGTAAAGCAATGGATCCATTTGGATATGTGAAGATTAAATGCGTTGCTGCTGGATCTCGCAGAGAAAG TCGACTAATTGAAGGCTTGGTCTTTAAGAAGCATGCTGCTCACAAAAACATGATTACCAAGTACACAAATCCTAGATTGTTACTTATACAAGGAATGCTGGGTCCGTCATCTGTTTCATCAGGGCTTGCGTCAtttagttcattgatttctgaG GATAAAGTCAACTGCGATGAACTGATAAAGAATTTGAAAGCATGTCAACCAAATGTTATTTTGGTTGAAAAATCTGCTTCTCGTGCTGTCATGGAACAGATCGTTCAAGTGGGACTGGCAGCCACCCTGGTCCTGGATATGAAGCTTAATCGCCTGGAAAGGATTGCTCGTTGCATTAATTCACCCATCTTGTCCTCTGACGTCACATTTAACCAGGAGCTAAAACATTGTACTGAGCTTTATTTTGAGAAGTTCGTAGAGGAGCATACTATTGTTGGTGAAGGTGGAAAAAAACCATCTAAGACTTTGATGTTTGTGGTGGGAAGTCCGACACGACTTGGTTGTACA ATTCTGCTGAAGGGTTCTCATGCTGAAGAATTGAAGAAAGTGAAGTGTGTTGTACAATGTGCTGTTGTAATGGCTTATCATTTCCTCCTGGAAACTTCCTTTCTTTTGGATCAGAATTCTATGTTCTCCACTATTGCCTCTGGAAAAGCTGCTGACAACTCCCCAGCTTATGAGGGCGATTCTTCAGCAGATGGAGTACAGATCTCAAGCGGGGATGACTGGGAGTCTTCTTATGTGCAAAAACCCACTGCCGAAGATGTACTGGTTTCTAATGAGCTTCAAGAGGAAGAGTCATGTCATGTTAAGGAGTTTACTGCCGAAGATGCTGAGATAACTTCTCTCAATGGATTTCATGACAAAGTTCCCCACAATATGCAGTTGGAAGCTGATGGTTCATATACTCTTTCTGTTGCATCAAGATCATTCTCTCATGCGATGGAGAAAGTTTCAACCCTTTCCCCAGCTACCTATGAACACATGTCTACGTTCACTGACTTAATTGGGAGGGAACCTGAAGCTCAGACTGCAGTCTCGATTCCTGTTTCATCTACTGAAGAGCCTTCTGAGCGTTGTGACATAGAGACAAAGAACGAAGGCAAAGAAGACAAGTCTCTGGATAATGATTCAGAGCAAAAGGACAACTCCTCTGTAGCTGATGGGGAAGCAAAAGGACCAACAGATGATGGTGCAGAGAGCATCAGTGCAAAGGATGAAATCAATAGTGTATTGGATTCTGAGAGCATATTGGTTTTGAAGACTAGCCGAAATGCTTTAAAAGGGACTATATGCGAGCAAAGCCATTTTTCTCATATCAAATTCTACAGAAATTTTGATGCTCCTCTTGGGAAGTTCTTGCGTGATAATCTTTTCAACCAG GCTTTTAAATGTGAGGCATGCACTCAACGTCCTGAAGCTCATATCTACTATTATGCTCATCACAGCAAGCAGCTTACTATACGAGTCAAACAACTTGGTGATAAGCATTTGCCTAGAAAAACTGAAGAGAAACTATGGATGTGGAGTCGTTGTAGTAAATGTGAGCCTGATGAGGAGAAGGCAACGAAAAGAGTATTAATATCAGACGCTGCACGTTGCTTATCATTTGGCAAGTTTTTGGAGCTTAGCTTTTCAAGTCATTCTTCATTTAACAGGCTTGCTAGCTGTGGACATTGCTTTCAGAAGGACTTCCTCTACTTTTTTGG ACTGGGTTCCATGGTTGCTATGTTTCAGTACTCCCGTGTTGCAATATATTCCGTTTCTGTGCCAGCCCAGAAGATGAAATTCAATAGTTCAATTGACAGGGACTGGCTCCGCCCTGAAATTAGCAAG GTCTACACTACAGGATTATTACTTTTTAAAGAACTTGAGAATCACTTGAACAACTTAGAATCTCGCTTTTCTGGCTGGAACCTGGTTCTAAATGGATATTCAAAAGGGTTTGCTGACATTGTAGACATATTAAAGTTGGAAAGATCTGAATTTGAA GAGAACTTTAAGGATACCAATGAAGATACACATGACTCTGTCTACAAACTTGTGAGCTTGAACCGGCTACGTTGGGAAATTCTGTTAGAAGCATGTGTTTGGGATCGGCGGTTGCAGTCTTTACTTTCTTCTTCCCAGTCTATTGTGACTGACATAAATGAAGTGGCGCAAAGGAAAACGGGTTTGAAGGAGGATGGCAGTCCTCGAGAAGTAGCTGAAGAGTCTAAGACAGCTGCTGAAACTGTGAAAATGGTATTAGAAGAGCACAGATCTGGAAGTGAGTGTGAAGCCACACGAAAGCTTGATGATCAAGCAATGCAAGGGGAAGTGGAAGTGGATTCAGAAAAAGAGCATAATGATGGGACAGTTGAAGCTACTACTAAAGTGGTGGAGAGACAAACGGAGTTAAACAATGGGTGTGCTTCAGAAGTTGGAGTGCAAAGAGCTGAAAATAGTCACCTCGATGTAAAGATTGAGGGTATAGAATATATTTCACATGGTGATGACAAGACTTCTGATAACTGTAATGATGTAGAGGTCGAAATTGAGATGGTTGCAGAAGCAGAAAATATGTCAGTTAAGGAGCCTTCAAGTGAAGGAGGACTTGTAGAGCAAAACTTGAAAACCTTTCCCATTGTCTCATGTATTTCATTATCTCAAGAGTCAAACGGAAGCACAAATCTTCCTTCTGATCTTCATCCTAATGATGGGAGTACTCAACAGGACACTGTTTCTCCGCCTGACCATTTTTCGGAAGATAGAAGCATATTTATTGAATCAGAAAAGGAAAATAGTAGTCTCTCTGATGATACAGAGGCGTCTGAAACCCTAAATTCTCCTCTTCTGAAATTAGACTCCCCGTGGTGGAATCCATTTGGACAAACTCGAGTGGAGTGCATGGAGGATCTTCTAGAAGGTCGCCCGTCTAGATTTGGTCACTTACCCAAATTTGAACTGCTTCACTCTCCTGACTTCTTGCCAACAGTATCACAAGTGATAATTGAAGAGGGTTCAAGGATTCACATGCCTCTCAGAGATGGTGACCTAATTAATATTGTGTCTGATTTTGATGGTGAAATCTCAAGCTGTGTTGCTTGTGCGTTGGCTGCCATTGAGGTTTCAGCCCCTCCGGCATCAAATAGTGATGAAAGTGCTTCCCTTAAACGTGCTATATCAGAGCCTTGGCCTTTGAGCAGTTTTCATGATCCAGACTTAATTCATTCTTCACCAAGCATGACTTTTACGGAATCTCATCTTTCCAGCCTTGATGGCTTGAATCGCTTTGACTCTCTGGTTTCTTATAGGCGAGTGTACAATGAAGTTACTCTAGGCATTGATAAATATCCTATGAAGGGAAAATATTCAGTAATTATCATACATCCCAATGAATTCCGCAGTCTTCGAGACAGATGCTGTCCATCGGAAAGTGATTACATTGCATCCCTTAGTCGCTGTAAGATCTGGGATGCCAAAGGTGGGAAGAGCAAGTCTATTTTTGCCAAAACACTTGATGACAGGCTTATTGTGAAGGAAATTAAAAAGACTGAATTTGATTCTTTCATGAAGTTTGCCTCTGCCTATTTCCAGCACATGAAGGAATCTGTTTACTCTGGGAATCAAACTTGCCTTGCAAAAATTCTGGGAATCTATCAG GTTACTATTAGAAATCCCAAGAGCGGGAAAGAGACAAAACATGATCTCATGGTTCAGGAGAACCTTTCTTTTGGCAGGAATATGATTCGCCAGTATGATTTAAAGGGTGCATTGCATGCTCGTTTCACCGCAACTGCTGATGGTGCAGGGGAAGTTCTTTTGGACCAAAACTTTGTCAACGACATGAATTCATCTCCTTTATATGTTGGTCAGAAAGCTAAGAGACTCCTACAACGAGCTGTCTGGAATGACACAACATTTCTCAAT AATATCGAAGTCATGGATTATTCTTTACTGGTAGGGGTTGATAGGAAAAGTCGGGAGCTGGTATGCGGGATTATAGATTATCTAAGACAGTACACCTGGGATAAACAACTTGAGACCTGGGTAAAATCATCCCTTGTTCCCAAAAATGTTTTACCAACTATTATCTCACCACATGAGTATAAGAAGAGGTTCAGAAAGTTCATGGATACTCATTTCCTGACAGTTCCAGATCACTGGTGTTCTCACAGATCTTCCAACCCTTGCAAACTTTGTGGTGTCAAAGTTCATGATTCTTCTGTTATAAAGTCAGAAAAACCCGAGGAGGAACTAAATGGTGTTCAAACCCATGATTAG